Proteins encoded within one genomic window of Aphis gossypii isolate Hap1 unplaced genomic scaffold, ASM2018417v2 Contig00434, whole genome shotgun sequence:
- the LOC126554128 gene encoding metacaspase-2-like, with protein sequence MELTALISASSSRIRLRFVDELRIYDTVEVVPELWYRKEGSCAWPKTSNIKDIKKAVILKTRPNKHDFSYYEARCLASNIDNFQKAQKKCNIAKCKSDLSSMEDDKLKKKRTIIRKYKTYSSSESDGEKSDTHMNKNAIPCYHSDSEPQHKKKNQIQNKTISQTVGIERRPNGWSPLKTSITDITEKEETIHMGNTKTISDLKLSADETTLFSEKKSPYNQSLSDINLPRSSPSNRVKRCLFSDTDKNNYLNFNSAGVNNNSPKVSSVKGSGKRSLFSDFYEHLHPNSKSPDLINDSTTNILSVKSLEKISLHTDVHNGSNSITPNFNDTSKASVKKNADRKSSTNSNSTILKKDDRFKDMVLHSLIILKHSIRNLDEKMDLLIEKTSRSSENTNINDDDIIDYTNLNCLFPIGDMSTLNDIEEQLVSDKKYHKSLTNKLIRLGGKTVQIYIKRVMQLLFSDELLKLYSFNGRGNKKNVFLA encoded by the exons ACGATACTGTTGAAGTCGTTCCTGAGTTATGGTATCGGAAAGAGGGAAGTTGTGCTTGGCCGAAAACATCCAATAtcaaagatataaaaaaagctgttattttaaaaacacgtCCAAATAAGCacgatttttcttattatgaaGCACGATGTTTGGCTAGTAATATCG acaattttcaaaaagcccaaaaaaaatgtaatattgctAAATGCAAATCTGACCTTTCTTCAATGGaagatgataaattaaaaaagaaaagaaccatcataagaaaatataaaacttattcaAGCTCGGAATCTg ACGGTGAAAAATCTGATACACACATGAACAAAAATGCCATTCCATGTTATCATTCag acTCGGAACCCCaacataaaaagaaaaaccaaatccaaaacaaaacaataagtcAAACTGTTGGAATTGAACGTCGACCTAATGGATGGTCTCCATTAAAGACCTCTATTACTGATATAACag aaaaagaaGAAACTATTCACATGGgcaatacaaaaacaatttctgATTTGAAACTCTCAGCAGATgaaacaacattattttctg aaaaaaaatctccaTATAACCAAAGTTTATCTGATATAAATTTGCCAAGATCCTCTCCAtcaaata gaGTAAAAAGATGTTTATTTTCTGatactgataaaaataattatttgaattttaactcTGCTGGCGTCAATAATAACTCTCCAAAAGTATCATCTG TAAAAGGTTCAGGAAAAAGAAGtttattttctgatttttatgaacatcTTCATCCAAATTCCAAGTCTCCTGATTTAATTAATGACTCTAcaacaaacatattatctG ttaaaagtttggaaaaaataagtttGCATACTGATGTACATAATGGTTCAAATTCTATTACTCCAAATTTTAATGACACTTCAAAAGCATCTg tgaaaaaaaatgcagATAGAAAGTCTTCAACTAATTCAAATtccacaattttaaaaaaag ATGATCGGTTCAAAGACATGGTTTtacatagtttaattattttaaaacacagtATCAGAAATTTGGATGAAAAAATGGATTTGTTGATTGAAAAAACTTCAAGAAGTtcagaaaatacaaatataaatgatgatgatattatagacTACACCAACCTAAATTGTCTTTTCCCAATTGGAGACATGAGTACTCTTAATGATATTGAGGAGCAATTGGTGtcagataaaaaatatcataaatcattg acaaataaacttattagaCTTGGTGGAAAAacagtacaaatatatataaaaagagtAATGCAGCTTTTGTTCTCTgatgaacttttaaaattatattcatttaatggccgagggaataaaaaaaatgtttttctagcctag
- the LOC126554137 gene encoding uncharacterized protein LOC126554137, translating to MAQQKTSEACGISIGSVKIITSEGSKAPLDPETEGPKFTSPRKTFKRIKFATDIDDFDQEVVQRTVHEYYDKGEFPTSLKFLSKFQEKTDYKGSKTSMWRILKSLKFRYKKCNDGRRFLMERNDIVAMRVRFLRQMVNLRKNNDVRPVVYLDETWVNQNHTRNYIWQNSEGKEGFKVPTGKGGRIIICHAGSSSFGFVNNSKLVFRCKSGPTEDYHSHMNSVIFKDWFIQMLNNLEEPCVIVMDNAPYHSGLVDNYPKSNEKKINVQKWLQEKGVQFSPLETLPELRERVKEVNTTRKKI from the exons ATgg cGCAACAAAAGACTTCTGAAGCATGTGGTATCAGCATCGGcagtgttaaaataataacatcggAAGGTTCTAAAGCCCCTTTAGATCCAGAAACTGAAGGACCGAAATTTACCTCTCCTCGTAAAACATTCAAACGAATTAAATTTGCTACAGATATTGATGACTTTGACCAAGAGGTTGTACAACGGACGGTCCACGAGTATTATGATAAAGGTGAGTTTCCTACatccttaaaatttttatctaaatttcaAGAAAAAACTGACTACAAAGGTTCTAAAACGTCAATGTGGAGAATTTTGaagtcattaaaatttagGTACAAAAAATGCAATGACGGCCGTCGATTTCTGATGGAGAGAAACGATATTGTCGCTATGCGTGTACGGTTTTTGAGACAAATGGTTAACCTTCGTAAAAACAATGATGTTCGACCAGTTGTCTATTTAGACGAGACATGGGTGAACCAAAATCATACACGGAATTACATTTGGCAAAATTCGGAGGGTAAAGAAGGATTTAAAGTACCGACAGGCAAGGGAGGTCGGATTATTATTTGCCACGCTGGTTCGAGTTCATTTGGGTTTgtgaataattcaaaattagtaTTTCGTTGTAAATCGGGTCCAACTGAAGACTATCACTCCCATATGAACTCTGTTATATTTAAAGACTGGTTCATACAAATGCTCAACAATTTGGAAGAGCCATGTGTCATAGTTATGGACAATGCACCATACCACTCTGGTCTTGTTGATAATTATCCAAagagtaatgaaaaaaaaatcaatgtccAAAAATGGCTACAAGAAAAGGGAGTTCAGTTTTCACCCCTGGAAACGTTACCGGAGTTACGAGAGCGAGTCAAAGAAGTTAATaccacaagaaaaaaaatatga